A stretch of DNA from Phaeodactylum tricornutum CCAP 1055/1 chromosome 29, whole genome shotgun sequence:
TcccttcctttcttgggagGCAACAAACCGCTGCGACGTCAGGCACTACAAACGTCGTGGTTCAACTATCGACACGGCAAGAATGCGATGCGTCCGGCGAACAGGGAAAATGTGAGGCctgtttggcgaagaaagatCACCGGCCGGACAGATTTGAAATTCCTGTGACATCGGCCGAGTCCGGGTTCTCCGTGACGTGGCACTGTGGCGACGGACAGGCGCGATTACAAACCTGTAGTCGATCCGTAAAACGGCCCAAAACtgtgggacgaaggaacttacagttagtaaatcttgattttggccggattagggaatttcctcaatAAAATAGCATCCTAGATGGGAATGGTTGCGAAACTTCAAATTGCCTGACAAGccaaatttacagttaaacaAACTGCGAACTTCACACTTCTGACataactgactgtgactgagACAGTAAAAAGTCAGTCAGCATCGAAAATATGCAATAGAGTTAGTGTTCGTAAGAAAACCAACCGATGGCTGCTCGCGATGCCAGAAGTGTTGGACAAAGGCGACCAAAAGCAGAGGACCAACAACTCCACATCGTAATTGAAACTGATATGTCGAGCCCTGAAGCCAATTCAGATCGAATAAGGCAAAAAAGAAGTGCTATACTTGCAGAGATGAGCTCACTTGTGAATGTAACGAGCAGCTTGAATCAAGTGCTCGAGGATATCAAGCAGCAGCTCGAGATTTGTACTCTGGCAGCCAGTTCAAACTCTGAACACAACAAACGGACCTCATCACTTTTGATAGAAAAGCAAGATAAGCTAATGGTGGAATTGTCTCAATGGTCGGATATTGCAGGATAAAGCAGAGAAGCAAGGATCACCAATTGAACTGCCTGATCAAAAATCGAATTACATAATGTAAATTCTTTTTCACATCGAAAGTCTTCTCGAAGCTTTTTTTTTCATGGGGTAGTGAAAACATATATTAGTTTCTCTGCGTTCTTACAGTTCGGGCATTTTTCCTTCGACAAATTGCAAAAAAAATTCATGGCTGACGTATAGAGCGAtcaaaagaagcaaacacAATTCTTCAAAAGCATCACTGTCTTTTGATCGATGCGCTTGTCGCTCCGTTAAAACGCGTTTCCTCTGGGTGACAACATTGCCGAACTCGGGTAAGAGCTAAATAACTGTTAAGACAGTAAATGTGTCGTATCGCCATCATTAAATCATAGTATAGCCCCTTCATCCTTAATTTCCTTACCGGTATAGTTGACTCGTAATTTCCTAATATAAATTCGTAATCCGACGCTGATATTTGATATGACCGTCTCTAGTTCCAACGGTAGCTCTATACACTGTGGCATGAACGACCTGAGACTTTATTGATACCATGTCGTAACTCACTGTTGTTAGCTACCGCAGACAAAAAAGCGTCGATTTCAACATTTCTCCTCTACAGTAAACAGGAACCAGATTCAAGTATCCCTCAAACTTCGATCGGCAAGAGCAATGTTGTGAGCGTATTATCAGAAATAACTGTGCTTGTAtctggatttgctacacGAAGAAAATCCATTTTGTGAAAGTCAGTACTAAGCAAAAATATCCTTGTAGATTTACTGTACACCATCGAACGGTAACAGTCGAAAATTCTTTGATCACATCACCCCAAATTTGATGGAGTTTTTTCCTTGGCTGGGCATTTTTCACAATGGGTGAGTGGTCTTTGGTAATATTTATTTGCAAAGGCGGCAAAACGAGATAAATTGCTGATACGAAAACGTGCTATAAATAGATTTTTCTTTGATTACAAATTTTCCTTGATGACGAAAAACAATTGTGGTCAATTGCCATCGCTCAATATAGAACTGAAAATGGGTACAAAGCCCGAGTAGAGATAAGAAGCCTCGAGTAAACTATTTTCAGGCTTATTTTTGAAAACTCGCAACCCTAGTATATTACTAAGGAAATTTTTCTGCTTTCAATCGGAACAGATATCACATTTGTTTGAAATTGtctcttttttgttttctgcaACAAATGTGTAACGATTGTTTGTTAGTAAGGAACGAATTAATGTCCTTAATTTTTCTAAAACCTTATCGACATTATTTGATTTATGTTTAGAATATGACATCGTCTCTGAACAACTTTTCTTAAAAAAATTTACCTGCCTTTTCTCTAGACGAGGTGAGAAAAATGAATATTCAATAGATAATCCTTATTGTTAAAGAattgaaattgaaaaggTCCAAGCTAACAAAAAGGATGTGATCTGATAGCATGGATTTTTTCATCGAACACTGGAAAATTGGTTTTGAACGTTTATTGACTAATAGCATTTTAATAATGTTGACAGTCAATTGATTCACATATTTTTTCTTATCTTAAACGGTAATTTTGGATCAACAAATTTTATGATGATGTTTATGGCTTTTTTGTCCGATGTATTTTGAATACAACTCTGAAATTAGTTCTTTCTTTGAGAGCACCTCTCAATTAAATTTAATAATTTTCATTTTTCATGCACAGCTATCTTTTTCCACTTTTGAAACTGATTCAGGAATTTGAGGAGATCGAGAAAGGATATCACACTGCTACCGATTAAAAGATGACTACTTATGTAAGTGGTCATTATCTGAGCAGATACAGAAGCACTTCTAAAACGAAAAAATCCATATTGTTAGTCATGGTATATCTTATAGAGAGAAAGTTTTTACCAGCCTTTATCGAAAACAGGTACTTAGGTCAAAGCTCTCGGTATCAGCTACCATAAATGTGGAAACAAGACATAAAAAAGGATACTTCATTGCCACAGTGATAATTCGCGATGCTGCTACATTGGAAAGCTAGTCGTTCCCTCGCAAAGAGATGCCGATTCAATATTTGTTTTGTAAATAAAGGATTGCTTATACGTGACATGCTCTTTTTATTGCACAGCAATAATTTTTATTTCCAAATTGACATTTCGCAATGCTATTAGAAACATTCCCGCTCCAGCGGTTCCAGAGGACGCTGAATCAATCTGCTAGTCGTTGTTTTACTTTGGAGATTACTTCTGGCAATCCAACGAGACGCTGCATTAGTTCTGTTAAACGTTCTACTCCTATGGAAGCTATTCTACGTGGCGAACGGCGAGATCCCTTGCAAGACCTACAGAGACGGAAAAGCCGAGGTGTCCAAGACGTTGACCTGCTGGTCTCTTCCTCCACCGCGACCCGACCCCCTTAGACCACGTCCTCGCCCGCTACGTCCTTCACCCCGTCCGTCACGTCCTTCACCTCGCCCGCCACGTCCTTCACCTCGCCCGCCACGTCCTTCACCTCGCCTACCAGGTCCTTCACCTCGCCCGCCGCGTCCTTCACGACGCCCACCTCTGCTTCCGCGTCCCTCTCCTCGTCCATTGCGTCCTCGTCCCCCATGCCCATCCGTCTCTACGGTGCCCGATTCCACACGGAAAGCCGGGGTGAGTGTCTTCACTGCCTTATTCTGCTGCTTGTTGCGTCTCGCCTTGCCACTTCCCATAACCATaaaatcttcttcttcagaaaCCTTTGCTGCAACTTTCGTGAACTCGTTTGCAACTTCTCGTTCCTTAGTCGGTTTGAGTAGTTCGCTTGAGGAGGCAGCCTTGGCAGCTAGAAACTCTTCATAGGTCATCGAGTTGTCCACCGGTTCAGGCTCAGCAGGTTCCTCGACCTCTTCTGTATTGATTTCTTCAGGCTTGTCTTCCTGGCCTACGAAGACAacttctgcttctgctttgTCAGTTCCCCAGTTTCTAGCACCGCCACCGGATTTCTTGATTTCTTTGCCGCGGCCCGTCCCAGAGCGGCGATCATAAGCTCTCTTCCCATCACGCGACGGTGCTCTTCCACCACGGCCAAACTTTGTGTTGCGGTCGTTTTGGTTTGGACGGCGACTGTCACAAAAAGAGGGAGAACATTTTATCTTTAGACGTCATATATGACTTTGAAAGATGCCATTGTTTTGAGCAGGGAAAAGGAAATCAACATACCGGTCATCGGGCTTCGAAGCCTCGACAGCAGCTTTGGCGGGCTTGCTATCCTTCTTCACGGCTGGAGCggtatcgtcatcgtccagGATGGCAAAACGATTTGAAGACTGCAAAATCGCAAAATGAATGAGTTGAGTCGAACTTGCTTGCGGTACATTCGGCTGCTTTTCATTTTCTCATCTCGGTACAACTAAATAAAGGCTCTGGGGTTGCCCTGACTACGTACCATAATCTTTGCAGAAAGAAGAACTTGAAGGTCAAGTGATTAAGAGAATTCTTTCTGCCAGCCTGTGACAGACTAAGAACGGGTACAATCAAGTTAATCTGAGCAGCAAGGACAAGGAGTAGATCCTCGTGATATTGGAGGCCGGACGGATTTTCGGTATCGTGAGAGGATTGATTAGAGCCGCAATTTTTTAAGCTGTCACGCAGGGGAAGGGAGGAAAGCTGTTAATTTATCTCCAACCTTATTGCAAGTAAAGGTGAGGCGCAAGTCTCTCCTGTCGCTCCGTCGACGGGAAGGGAACAAATTCACCTAGTGAAGTAGACTTTTCATTAAGTGTAATGTAACATCAAATGTCATGCATCATGTAAGACGTAcaaattaacagtaagaccGTTGTGAAGATTGGGCCCCATTCTACTTCTAGCTAGATAGAAATCCCGCCCTTTTCCACTTCAAACATCGAAGGCTATTTTCATCCCTTGTTGGGTCTTTGTAAAACAAACAAGCTACGTAATCGTAGGCAATCTCTGTGGCCTTATACAAGAAACCCAATACAAACGTCGCCGTTTTTCGGCCTCAATCTTTGGTTACTTTTTGCTATCAGGAAAACGCAGTGGTATTTCTTCAGCTTAATTTGCCCAAACTGCCTTGGAGCACAACACCTATACTGTACAAGGCTGTGGCGGTAATGCGTAAAAGGCGAAGACATCAAGAAACAAATGATTTGACCTTGCAGACTACCAGTCCTCTACATTTCAATTATGTCCAATAAATTGATACGGATCTCCACATGCTCCgttcttgcttttctttttcgtttaGACCATCCTCTACACTTTTTTGCCTATCACACTATCACCCTCAATTTTGCGTTGACCAACTAATACCAGCAAATCTAATACATCCGTAAACACGCAAGGCAAGGCATAGAATCACTTCCTCAAAATAAGTACACACGACTTTTGTCTATAGATATGAGATAAAACCATTTGACAGTCAATCATATGGTAATCGTGATTTGACTCCTGCTAGTTCGAGATGAGACGCATGGTTGTGCAGTGCGTTTGCTCTACACTGTCACGGACAAACCAAGGGCAAAAGCTTTACATTGTAGACGAATGAATGAAAAAAGCTTATTGCAACTTCTGTATTTGCTCCTCGTGCCATCACCGCTTTCGTTTGAGCCCCGTTGACTGTGTTTGCTAACATCAATTAAAATATGTGGAGAATGCTTCGTGTCCAACAGAGACTGCGCTACAGAGCAGAAAGGAGAGTCTCCTTTGCGCCGTGTGGGGCAGTTCGTGGCAACGAGAAATCTCGCTTTACAGTTGATTCACGGTGTCGGCGAATCAGAGTTACAGTGAATGATATTTTTtccgagaagcaaaagctaTGCTTTGGCACGAACAGCACAGACGAAGACAACGCCTGGAAAACAAATGCAACGGGAAATTGGTTTCGGCAGTTACAATCCCCACCTAACGTCATTACACTTTCTCGAATTGCATGCACGCCGCTCCTTTCGTACTGGATTATTACAAATCAACACGAGGCTGCTTTAGCAGGGTGTTTCTTAGCTGGACTGTCGGACGGACTGGACGGTTACCTAGCTAAGCACCACAACATGGCAACTGTGCTCGGAACCTACTTAGACCCATTTGCGGACAAGCTTCTGATTAACGCGCTCT
This window harbors:
- a CDS encoding predicted protein, which encodes MSSNRFAILDDDDTAPAVKKDSKPAKAAVEASKPDDRRRPNQNDRNTKFGRGGRAPSRDGKRAYDRRSGTGRGKEIKKSGGGARNWGTDKAEAEVVFVGQEDKPEEINTEEVEEPAEPEPVDNSMTYEEFLAAKAASSSELLKPTKEREVANEFTKVAAKVSEEEDFMVMGSGKARRNKQQNKAVKTLTPAFRVESGTVETDGHGGRGRNGRGEGRGSRGGRREGRGGRGEGPGRRGEGRGGRGEGRGGRGEGRDGRGEGRSGRGRGLRGSGRGGGRDQQVNVLDTSAFPSL